The following are encoded in a window of Polynucleobacter sp. VK25 genomic DNA:
- a CDS encoding diguanylate phosphodiesterase translates to MSPKSRLYTLVKAWKNKPFQEVRDACGDPWLGLSGQALEEHQSWSKRQAISHEPIFNCKGTKLTGSLFRPLLTASDMQLLRLFMEGLDTVAYWYRSGRFISGILPVPAHALASSGYVDAMSELILNSRLPVGLVSIGMQTIPESDITNSCKEGLLRLRRLGVLLHYLSFSGSVAELHWIKEMQLEGVHIDMAQIRERELAGDVLSQLRQSPYSPTQIYASNIGLVKDLENASTLIADHSYGGLMMSPVSRHQMLQINDSRIAKAIFSLHPHPHPNQNGDK, encoded by the coding sequence ATGAGCCCGAAATCCCGGCTGTACACGCTTGTAAAGGCATGGAAGAACAAACCCTTCCAAGAAGTACGAGACGCCTGTGGCGACCCCTGGCTTGGCCTTAGTGGCCAGGCCCTTGAAGAACACCAATCCTGGTCCAAGCGACAAGCGATTAGTCATGAACCCATCTTTAATTGCAAGGGAACAAAACTGACAGGATCTTTATTTAGACCTTTATTGACTGCATCTGACATGCAACTTCTTCGCCTATTCATGGAGGGCCTAGACACAGTTGCCTATTGGTATCGCAGCGGACGCTTTATTTCCGGCATCTTGCCAGTGCCAGCACATGCCTTAGCTTCAAGTGGCTATGTCGATGCGATGAGCGAACTCATTTTGAATTCACGTCTACCGGTTGGCTTGGTAAGTATTGGCATGCAAACAATTCCTGAGTCAGACATTACCAATTCCTGTAAAGAAGGTTTACTACGCTTGCGACGACTGGGTGTCTTACTTCACTACCTATCATTTTCTGGAAGCGTTGCAGAGTTGCACTGGATCAAAGAGATGCAATTAGAAGGTGTGCATATTGATATGGCGCAGATTCGTGAACGTGAGCTGGCAGGCGATGTGCTGTCTCAATTGAGACAGTCACCTTATTCACCCACCCAAATTTATGCAAGCAATATTGGACTGGTCAAGGACTTGGAGAATGCCTCCACTTTAATTGCCGATCATTCTTATGGCGGCCTCATGATGTCGCCAGTAAGCCGCCATCAAATGCTTCAAATCAATGATAGCCGTATCGCTAAAGCCATTTTTTCGCTGCACCCTCATCCACACCCAAACCAAAACGGAGACAAGTAA
- a CDS encoding response regulator transcription factor: protein MRKRVMLVDDHPAMLMALKSMLQDQLLFEIAGQAQNGEECLRSMKEVNPNMVILDLDMPKTDGFDVIRRIGLMYPDVRMLVLSSMDEAVYGGRVRSLGGHGFVNKTAGADVILAACVAISQGYNFFTHGKNGNSSLSDNDKLALISDRELQVMKYLGKGNTNQQISDMLHISNKTVATYKTRVFDKLGINNIADLILFCRMNNIIES from the coding sequence ATGAGAAAACGCGTGATGTTGGTAGATGACCATCCAGCAATGCTGATGGCTCTTAAAAGTATGTTGCAAGACCAGTTGTTGTTTGAAATTGCAGGACAAGCTCAGAACGGCGAGGAGTGCCTCAGGTCCATGAAAGAGGTTAATCCTAATATGGTGATTCTGGATCTAGATATGCCCAAGACGGATGGCTTTGATGTCATCCGTCGTATCGGCTTAATGTATCCAGATGTTCGCATGTTAGTTCTCTCCAGCATGGATGAGGCAGTCTATGGCGGCAGAGTACGATCATTAGGCGGCCATGGCTTTGTCAATAAAACTGCTGGCGCGGATGTCATCCTGGCTGCCTGTGTTGCCATCTCCCAAGGTTACAACTTTTTCACTCACGGCAAAAATGGTAATAGCTCATTAAGTGATAACGATAAGCTCGCGTTAATTTCTGATCGTGAATTGCAGGTCATGAAATATCTAGGCAAAGGTAATACCAATCAACAGATATCAGACATGCTGCATATCAGCAATAAAACGGTGGCTACTTATAAGACTAGGGTCTTTGACAAGTTGGGGATTAACAATATTGCTGATCTCATCTTGTTCTGTCGTATGAATAACATTATCGAAAGCTAA
- a CDS encoding response regulator, translating into MRRSIYRIALTLLLNGMVGGTYAKAFNPIEQKWIDAHPVVRFSIHEKYAPYLEVNERGESGIFHGVLSKLGEFTKQEFLPKWRKSDQEGLHQLATGEVDFIIDPPTLDDEYLKFGSLSEAIFWGHDAILTKRSNNDKPIEPINIAYFDRGFENPPIPSHPQAKVSSYTEKLIFDLLKNDIQALVLPHRLAQQLIRGFNEDKLQLDGFYNREPFEYRWLIAHQDEALHGVLGHFLNKLDPIASRQLFSLSPSTLEAVSPARSSSIPWLFTLGALLLGAYSLWRMHQTQSLQKQETDILIASKEQAEKANEAKSSFLATMSHEIRTPMNAILGVQELLLSSPLPANEKVLLKSAHSSAESLLGILNQVLDLSKIEAGKLTLNIEPCNLNALIDDIDSAFSTVAHRQNLKLHTSKDPRIAEVLLLDSLRLRQILQNLISNAIKFTEYGEIYFSISVLADDHAGQLIEFRVIDTGVGMGSDEIAIALQAFEQIPGNTEQANGTGLGLTITNHLVTSMNSQLYFESAPGFGSNIHFCVAFPRTSIAARRSSTLEHPNTLRKLVSKQALDIGRSLQALVVEDHPASRQIISLQLQALGVEASVCDNANTALKLFNQKHFDLLLTDQSIPGMQGSELARHLRNNGHRDLIIIGITADIYALDSRQQFLEAGMNGVLIKPLSLMTLENELSRYFQIKESTDSAEPMNLEEEYSFDAFESLLRQSPEYILVILDEIKKVHDEALVAIKDNMCNEEDFNSLVHKVKGGAQLLSAHSFVQACEALEQEGNLNGRICAFTQLLKDQNQIILRYQLRYSHL; encoded by the coding sequence ATGCGTCGATCCATATACCGCATTGCTCTTACTCTTCTACTCAATGGAATGGTAGGTGGTACATATGCGAAAGCATTTAACCCAATCGAGCAAAAATGGATCGATGCCCATCCCGTAGTGCGTTTCAGTATTCACGAAAAGTATGCTCCATATTTAGAAGTCAATGAAAGAGGTGAATCTGGAATATTTCATGGCGTATTAAGCAAGTTGGGTGAATTTACCAAGCAAGAATTTTTACCAAAGTGGCGCAAGAGCGATCAGGAAGGACTACATCAACTTGCCACCGGGGAAGTCGACTTCATTATTGATCCACCAACTCTAGATGATGAATATCTGAAGTTTGGATCTCTATCGGAGGCAATCTTTTGGGGTCACGACGCCATTCTGACAAAGCGCTCAAATAACGATAAGCCAATTGAACCGATCAATATTGCCTACTTCGATCGTGGCTTCGAAAATCCACCAATACCAAGCCATCCCCAAGCCAAGGTCTCTAGCTATACAGAAAAGTTGATTTTTGATCTCCTCAAGAATGATATTCAAGCGCTTGTCTTACCGCATCGCCTAGCGCAGCAATTGATTCGGGGATTCAATGAAGATAAGCTACAGCTTGATGGGTTTTACAACAGGGAGCCATTTGAATATCGTTGGCTGATTGCTCATCAAGATGAAGCTTTGCATGGTGTACTAGGGCACTTTCTAAATAAATTAGACCCAATTGCATCACGTCAACTTTTTAGCTTGAGCCCTTCGACACTTGAAGCAGTTTCTCCTGCTCGATCAAGCTCTATACCCTGGCTCTTTACTTTGGGAGCCCTACTACTGGGAGCCTATTCGCTTTGGCGCATGCATCAAACACAATCACTTCAGAAACAAGAGACAGACATTCTGATTGCTTCAAAAGAGCAGGCTGAAAAAGCGAATGAAGCCAAGTCTTCTTTCTTGGCAACTATGAGCCATGAGATCCGAACGCCCATGAATGCGATCTTGGGTGTACAAGAGTTATTGTTGAGCAGCCCCCTGCCTGCAAATGAAAAAGTGTTGCTTAAAAGTGCCCACTCATCAGCAGAATCTCTTTTAGGCATCTTGAATCAGGTTTTAGATCTCTCGAAAATAGAAGCAGGTAAGCTCACACTTAATATTGAGCCCTGCAATCTCAATGCCTTGATTGATGACATCGACTCGGCATTCTCAACGGTTGCTCATAGACAGAATCTCAAACTTCATACTTCTAAAGATCCCCGTATTGCAGAAGTCTTATTACTAGATTCATTACGTCTACGACAAATACTGCAGAATCTGATTAGCAACGCTATTAAATTCACGGAATATGGCGAGATCTATTTTTCTATTAGTGTGCTGGCAGATGACCATGCGGGACAACTCATTGAATTCAGGGTCATTGATACCGGCGTTGGCATGGGATCAGACGAGATTGCAATTGCACTTCAAGCCTTTGAGCAAATACCAGGCAATACCGAACAAGCCAACGGAACTGGCCTTGGTTTAACAATCACAAACCACCTAGTTACCTCCATGAATAGCCAGCTCTACTTTGAGAGCGCTCCCGGGTTTGGTAGCAACATTCATTTTTGTGTGGCATTCCCACGCACAAGCATTGCAGCAAGAAGAAGCTCTACGCTAGAACATCCGAATACCTTAAGAAAGCTAGTATCTAAGCAAGCCTTAGATATTGGGCGATCCTTACAAGCCCTAGTGGTAGAAGATCACCCAGCGAGCCGTCAAATTATTTCTCTCCAGCTTCAAGCCTTAGGTGTTGAAGCATCGGTTTGCGACAATGCTAATACTGCGCTAAAGCTCTTTAACCAGAAGCACTTTGATCTTCTGCTAACAGATCAATCCATTCCTGGAATGCAGGGCTCGGAACTTGCTAGGCACTTACGAAACAACGGCCATCGGGATTTGATCATCATTGGCATTACTGCCGATATCTATGCTCTAGACTCAAGACAGCAATTCTTAGAGGCTGGTATGAATGGGGTTCTGATTAAGCCATTAAGTCTCATGACGTTAGAGAATGAACTCTCTCGATATTTCCAAATCAAGGAATCCACCGATTCAGCGGAGCCGATGAATCTCGAAGAGGAGTATTCATTCGATGCTTTTGAAAGCCTGCTTAGGCAAAGTCCAGAATACATTCTGGTGATCTTGGACGAAATTAAAAAGGTTCACGATGAAGCTCTTGTGGCCATCAAAGACAATATGTGTAATGAAGAAGACTTTAATAGCCTGGTCCACAAGGTTAAAGGTGGTGCACAACTTTTGAGTGCCCATTCATTTGTGCAGGCATGCGAGGCTTTAGAGCAAGAGGGCAATCTGAACGGCCGAATATGCGCCTTTACTCAATTGCTTAAGGATCAAAATCAAATAATTCTTAGGTATCAATTGCGATATTCACATCTTTAG
- the dacB gene encoding D-alanyl-D-alanine carboxypeptidase/D-alanyl-D-alanine-endopeptidase: MRHFFFCSRAFVVASLWLASSLALASEVPALAIPKPVATSLERNQIPLDTVSISVVEIEPGRPGKNVAKKVLDWRSDDPMNPASTMKLLTTLSGLDILGPQYRWRTNVYTDGVIRQGVLKGNLYLQGTGDPKLIPEELMKMMKDLQGLGIQKIDGNLFFDRSAYAPIVMEHNTIDGESLRAYNVPPDPLLYAFRTLSFQLGKSRTADFIDISYTPPLSQLKVSNQMQLVDSSCDNWKSGIRFNLNPEGVSNTDQPLTAQFSGAFPSACKGVNFNVVALDANTFLTQGFAAAWELAGGTWAQPPVGKNGVVPLAARLLLQFEGIALADDVLDINKYSNNVMARQVLLTLALEKMGKPATTANGELVIQSWLKQNGLDFQGLVIENGSGLSRNEAISASQMNQLLLAARNLPVGDVFYSSLPIAGTDGTMRNRLMSQLRKFLHLKKKPEARIKTGSLADVRAISGYVLSKSGKMYAVTSFINHPNAWRGLEAHDQLLSWLLEDGPEPKHAR, from the coding sequence ATGCGCCATTTCTTTTTTTGTTCCCGAGCTTTTGTAGTAGCCAGCTTATGGCTTGCTAGCTCTTTAGCGCTTGCCAGTGAAGTTCCAGCCCTAGCCATTCCAAAACCCGTAGCAACAAGCCTAGAGCGCAATCAAATCCCCCTCGATACGGTAAGCATTTCAGTGGTGGAGATCGAGCCTGGTCGCCCCGGAAAGAATGTTGCCAAGAAAGTTTTAGATTGGCGTAGTGATGATCCAATGAACCCCGCTTCAACAATGAAGCTATTAACTACACTTTCGGGCTTAGATATTTTGGGTCCGCAATATCGTTGGCGCACTAATGTCTATACGGATGGTGTGATTCGTCAGGGTGTACTGAAGGGTAATTTGTATTTACAAGGTACTGGTGATCCAAAGCTCATCCCTGAAGAGCTTATGAAGATGATGAAAGATCTTCAAGGCTTAGGTATCCAGAAGATTGATGGAAATCTATTCTTTGATCGCAGCGCTTATGCTCCCATCGTCATGGAACACAACACCATTGATGGCGAATCTCTACGCGCCTATAACGTTCCGCCAGATCCGCTGCTCTATGCCTTTAGGACACTATCGTTTCAGCTGGGGAAGTCGCGCACCGCTGACTTTATCGATATCAGCTACACCCCACCTCTTTCTCAGTTGAAGGTTTCAAACCAAATGCAATTAGTTGATAGCTCATGCGATAACTGGAAGAGTGGTATTCGTTTTAATCTGAATCCAGAAGGCGTAAGCAATACTGATCAACCTTTGACTGCACAGTTCTCTGGTGCATTCCCAAGCGCCTGTAAGGGTGTGAACTTTAATGTTGTCGCCCTTGATGCCAATACCTTTTTAACCCAAGGCTTTGCTGCTGCCTGGGAATTGGCCGGTGGTACATGGGCACAGCCTCCAGTCGGCAAAAATGGCGTTGTGCCGCTAGCAGCAAGACTGCTACTCCAGTTTGAGGGCATTGCCTTAGCAGATGATGTTTTGGATATTAATAAATACTCCAACAACGTCATGGCACGCCAGGTTCTGTTGACTTTAGCCTTAGAGAAAATGGGTAAACCCGCAACCACTGCTAATGGCGAACTTGTTATTCAGAGTTGGCTCAAACAAAATGGCTTGGACTTTCAGGGGCTGGTTATTGAAAATGGCTCTGGTCTGTCTCGCAACGAAGCCATCTCCGCAAGTCAAATGAACCAACTCTTGCTGGCTGCTCGCAATCTACCAGTGGGTGATGTGTTTTATAGCAGCTTGCCGATTGCGGGCACTGACGGCACAATGCGCAATCGCTTGATGAGTCAATTACGCAAGTTTTTGCATCTCAAGAAAAAACCTGAGGCCAGAATTAAGACGGGCTCTCTCGCAGATGTGCGAGCAATCTCAGGTTATGTTTTAAGTAAATCCGGAAAGATGTATGCCGTGACTTCATTCATCAACCACCCCAATGCCTGGAGAGGTTTAGAGGCGCATGATCAGTTGTTATCGTGGCTACTTGAAGATGGGCCAGAACCGAAGCATGCGCGCTGA
- a CDS encoding L-threonylcarbamoyladenylate synthase — MASDSTLLQSSAVINEAVQTLRDGGLVAFPTETVYGLGADAKNPEAIKKIFATKGRPSNHPLIVHLAAPDKFDQAQIDWVALLAPWARDLSEEALKLINAFWPGPLTLVFKKDKSVLPDLTGGQDTVAIRAPSHPIAQELLRKFKGGVVAPSANRFGKVSPTSASDVRDEFEGILDLMVLDGGDCEVGIESTIIDLSSGDKAVLLRPGAITPSEIFAKTGVKVYQPGELINDQAVNDLPKVSGSLKAHYAPTTPLRLYAPGRVLDALSEYPDIKSRVAVAVWDSESSLVLEDHPSTDVEEVIMSSDPTTFASKLYRSLRDLDQQGWDLILFPEPPAGEEWDGVRDRLQRACFGSGPSSSSHDNN; from the coding sequence ATGGCTAGCGATAGTACGCTACTGCAATCCTCTGCAGTGATTAATGAAGCGGTACAAACCTTGCGCGATGGCGGTTTAGTCGCATTCCCCACCGAGACGGTATATGGCTTGGGCGCGGATGCTAAAAATCCTGAGGCGATTAAGAAAATATTTGCCACCAAGGGCCGACCTTCGAATCACCCTCTCATTGTTCATCTAGCCGCGCCAGATAAGTTTGATCAAGCTCAAATTGATTGGGTTGCGCTATTGGCCCCTTGGGCAAGAGATTTGTCTGAAGAAGCGTTAAAACTGATTAATGCATTTTGGCCAGGACCATTAACACTGGTCTTCAAGAAGGACAAAAGTGTTTTACCGGATTTGACGGGTGGCCAAGATACCGTAGCGATTCGCGCACCTTCGCATCCCATTGCCCAAGAGTTATTACGTAAATTTAAAGGCGGTGTTGTAGCGCCTTCAGCAAATCGCTTTGGCAAAGTGTCTCCTACGAGTGCATCTGATGTTCGTGATGAATTCGAGGGTATATTGGATTTAATGGTCTTAGATGGCGGCGACTGTGAAGTAGGTATCGAGTCCACCATCATTGATTTATCTTCCGGGGATAAGGCAGTGCTCCTCAGGCCTGGAGCAATTACTCCAAGCGAGATCTTTGCCAAGACTGGCGTGAAGGTGTATCAGCCTGGAGAGTTAATCAATGACCAAGCGGTGAATGATCTTCCCAAGGTGTCTGGAAGTCTGAAAGCGCATTACGCACCAACTACCCCATTGCGCCTATATGCACCAGGACGAGTCTTGGATGCCTTGAGTGAGTACCCAGATATTAAGTCTCGTGTTGCTGTAGCGGTATGGGATTCTGAGTCTTCTTTGGTTTTAGAAGATCACCCTTCAACAGATGTTGAGGAGGTAATTATGTCTAGTGACCCAACTACATTTGCGAGCAAGCTATATCGTTCCTTGCGCGATTTAGATCAGCAGGGTTGGGATTTGATTTTGTTTCCTGAGCCGCCAGCAGGCGAGGAGTGGGACGGCGTGAGAGACCGTCTTCAGCGCGCATGCTTCGGTTCTGGCCCATCTTCAAGTAGCCACGATAACAACTGA
- a CDS encoding 5-(carboxyamino)imidazole ribonucleotide synthase: MADRMEPILPGSYLGILGGGQLGRMFTQAAQAMGYKVCVLDPGSDSPAGSIAEKFIQADYTDSAALKEMAALCASVSTEFENVPAQALDELESLGVFVAPRSSCVSLAQNRIAEKNFLATWKSETNIGPAPNFVIEYEADIANTPTDLFPGILKTARMGYDGKGQATVYNAEDLTTAWNEFGRVPCVLEKRMELDFEVSALVVRGYDDAVVAYPVSQNIHRDGILHTSTVPAPSLKPAQEKKITDAAKALIRKIDYVGVLCVEFFVLKNGDIVANEIAPRPHNSGHYTMDACVSSQFEQQVRAMARLPLGDTRQLAPVSMLNILGDLWFEGREDQPKEPAWNKVLAHPDAKLHLYGKSEPRIGRKMGHINCLGEALNEARQNCAAVATELGIEP; the protein is encoded by the coding sequence ATGGCAGATCGTATGGAACCCATTTTGCCGGGTTCGTATTTAGGAATTTTAGGTGGCGGTCAATTGGGGCGGATGTTTACTCAGGCCGCTCAAGCGATGGGTTACAAGGTTTGTGTACTGGACCCCGGTTCAGATAGTCCTGCCGGCTCTATTGCCGAAAAATTTATCCAAGCCGACTACACTGACTCTGCTGCGCTCAAAGAGATGGCGGCACTATGCGCTTCAGTAAGTACTGAATTTGAAAACGTTCCAGCACAAGCCTTAGATGAGCTGGAATCATTGGGTGTATTTGTGGCGCCGCGCAGTAGTTGCGTTTCCCTTGCCCAAAATCGTATTGCTGAGAAAAATTTCTTAGCTACCTGGAAATCAGAAACCAATATTGGCCCAGCACCGAACTTTGTGATTGAGTATGAGGCTGATATTGCGAATACACCAACAGATCTCTTTCCTGGAATCTTAAAAACTGCTCGTATGGGCTATGACGGTAAAGGTCAGGCAACTGTTTATAACGCAGAAGATTTAACTACTGCCTGGAATGAATTCGGGCGCGTGCCTTGCGTACTTGAAAAGCGCATGGAATTGGATTTCGAAGTGTCTGCTCTGGTTGTGCGCGGATATGATGACGCGGTTGTGGCTTACCCAGTCTCGCAAAATATCCATCGTGATGGTATTTTGCATACCTCAACGGTGCCAGCTCCTTCATTGAAGCCTGCTCAAGAGAAAAAAATTACTGATGCAGCTAAGGCGCTGATTCGTAAGATTGATTACGTCGGCGTACTTTGCGTTGAGTTTTTTGTACTCAAGAATGGCGATATCGTCGCTAATGAAATCGCGCCACGTCCGCATAACTCTGGTCACTACACCATGGATGCTTGTGTGAGCAGCCAGTTTGAGCAGCAGGTAAGAGCTATGGCGCGCTTGCCTTTGGGTGATACCCGTCAGCTAGCGCCGGTATCCATGCTCAATATATTAGGTGATCTTTGGTTTGAAGGTCGTGAAGATCAGCCAAAAGAGCCTGCTTGGAATAAGGTGCTCGCCCATCCTGATGCGAAGCTGCATTTGTACGGCAAGTCTGAGCCCCGTATCGGTAGAAAAATGGGCCATATCAATTGCCTTGGCGAAGCCCTCAACGAAGCGCGTCAAAACTGCGCGGCTGTTGCTACAGAATTAGGGATCGAGCCCTAG
- the purE gene encoding 5-(carboxyamino)imidazole ribonucleotide mutase gives MSKKPIVGIVMGSNSDWDTMQHAAQMLEQFGIAHEAKVLSAHRMPDDMFQYAEKAQANGLQAIIAGAGGAAHLPGMLASKTIVPVYGVPVASKYLRGEDSLYSIVQMPKGIPVATFAIGEAGAANAALHVIAGLALHDADLAKRLEDFRAKQSDTARSMNLPGY, from the coding sequence ATGAGCAAGAAGCCAATCGTCGGAATAGTGATGGGGTCCAATTCAGATTGGGACACCATGCAGCACGCCGCGCAAATGCTCGAGCAATTCGGTATTGCTCATGAAGCGAAAGTCCTCTCCGCTCACCGCATGCCAGACGATATGTTTCAGTATGCTGAAAAAGCCCAAGCTAATGGCTTGCAAGCCATCATTGCCGGTGCAGGTGGTGCGGCACACTTACCAGGCATGCTAGCTTCAAAAACGATTGTTCCTGTTTATGGTGTGCCGGTAGCCAGTAAATATTTGCGTGGCGAAGATTCTCTTTACTCTATTGTGCAAATGCCAAAAGGTATTCCGGTTGCAACCTTTGCGATTGGTGAGGCGGGTGCGGCTAATGCAGCTTTACATGTGATTGCTGGTTTGGCTTTGCACGATGCTGATTTGGCTAAGCGCCTAGAAGATTTCCGTGCGAAGCAGTCCGATACCGCGCGTTCGATGAATTTGCCGGGATATTAA